A segment of the Leptotrichia sp. oral taxon 215 str. W9775 genome:
AATTTATTGGAGAAACAATAGAATCAGTTATTTCCCAAACATATACAAATTGGGAAATACTTATATTAAATGACATGTCTACTGACAGAAGTTATGAAATCATACAGGAATATGCACAGAAGGACGGAAGAATAAAAGTCATTAACAGTGAAAAAAACATTGGTGTGGTTGAAGGAAGAAACAGACTTATAAATGAAGCAGATGGAGAATATATAGCCTTTCTTGATGCTGATGACTACTGGAAGGAAGACAAACTTGAAAAACAGATTGAATTCATGAAAAATAAGGATATCGCCATAAGCTGTACAGAATATACAAGAGTTACAGAAAATGGAAAACCTATTAATGAAATAAAAATAAAGGAAGAAATAACTTACAGGGATTTGCTTAAAAATAACTATTTAGGCTGTCTTACAGTTGTTTACAATGCTGGAAAGCTTGGAAAAAGATATTTTAAGGAAAGGGATAAAAACGAAGACTATGTCCTTTGGCTTGAAATAGTGAAAGATACTGGAAAAATATATGGACTAAAGGAAAATCTCGCATTTTATAGAGTCCTGGATAAATCAAGATCCAGCAATAAAATAGATGCTGCCAAAGTAAGATGGAGAATATACA
Coding sequences within it:
- a CDS encoding glycosyltransferase family 2 protein; translated protein: MEKNKVSIIIPVYNAEKFIGETIESVISQTYTNWEILILNDMSTDRSYEIIQEYAQKDGRIKVINSEKNIGVVEGRNRLINEADGEYIAFLDADDYWKEDKLEKQIEFMKNKDIAISCTEYTRVTENGKPINEIKIKEEITYRDLLKNNYLGCLTVVYNAGKLGKRYFKERDKNEDYVLWLEIVKDTGKIYGLKENLAFYRVLDKSRSSNKIDAAKVRWRIYRDVEKLSLFQAAYYFINYVIIALKKTK